The nucleotide window AAACTTCTACTATGCAAGCTAGTTGGAATTTTTTAAATTCAATTGGAAATAAAGATATAATAGCTTTAAGCCAAACAGATTATTGGAAAAGAAAACACAAAGATATTCCAAAAGAGATTTTTGAGAATCCAAAAGTAAAAAGTATCTCAAACTGTAAAGCATGTCACACAGATATCGAAAAAGGATTAATTGAAAATGAAAATATTAAAGATATTTCTGATTTTAAGTAGTCTGTTTTTTGTTTTAAATGCAGATGATGATAAACATAAATATAAACACTCTTATAAAAATCTTGATTATTTAGATTTAAATGATTCCCAAGTGAAAGCTATTAAAAAAGCTTTACTTGATTTAAAAAAAGATTATAAAGATTTTTATGAATATAAAGATGAACAAGAAGATATTTTAGAAGATATTATAGAAGCAGATAATTTTAATGAAGAGTTATATTATAAGATTATTATGGATTTAAGAACAAAAGCAGCAAAACTAGAAGTTAAAAGAATAAAAAAAATACATGAAATCTTAGATAAGAAACAGAAAAAAGAGTTTGCAGACTATTTGGAGGAATGGAAAATTGAATAAAAAAGTTTTATTAATCGAAGATGATTTACAAATGCAAAAATTTATAATCGAATATTTAAAAGATTATGGTTTTGATTGTATTGCATTTGACCAACCAAAAGATGCAATTGAGAATTTTAAAGAAAACGATTATTCAATCATAATTCTTGATCTGATGCTTCCAGAGATGGATGGTTTTGATTTATTTAAAAAATTAAAACAAATAAAAGATGTTCCTATTATTATCTCCAGTGCGCGTGGTGATATAGGAAATAAAATCCATGGTTTTGAACTTGGAGCTGATGATTACCTTGCAAAACCCTATGAACCAAGAGAATTGGTTTTAAGAATAGAACATATTTTGAAAAAAAGTTTTAATAAAACTATGAGTGTTGGTGATTTTGTAATTGATAAAGAAAATCGTACTGTTTTTATGGATGATTATGCTATTGATTTTACAAAAATTGAATTTGAGATTTTTTTATTTTTAGTTGAAAATCAAAATAAAATCTCTTCAAGAGAACAGATTTTAAATGCAACAACACTTGATATTAATACAAAAAATAGAACAATTGATATGCATATTTCAAACATAAGATATAAAATTGGTGATGATTCAAAAAATCCTAAATATATCAAATCTGTTTGGGGTATTGGTTACAAATTTGTAGGTTAAAATGTCAATATTAAAAAAAATATCTTTTTTATTTGTTATAAGTCTTATTTTGATGACTATTATTGGTTCTTGGATTGATACTATAAATTCAAAAAGAATGGATAATTTAGTTAAAGAAAAATACCTAAAAGTAATAGAAGATATTTTTAGAAATATTGAAAACAAAAACTATATAAATTCAGTTTTTGAGAAAAATCAACTTGAACTTTTAAAAGATTTTAAAGATTCAAATGAAGAGATTATTTATGAACAAAACTATACTTTTGGACATATTATTATTCTAAAAAGATCTTTTGCAGATGAATTTATTATAAAAATAAAATATCTTGATGAAGAGTATATTTTAAAAACTCCCGATGAACAAAATCTAAATGATAAAACTATTTTAAATCTTCTTGTGTTTTTAGATATTTTCGCACTTTTTCTTATCTTTTTATATATCATAAAACTATTGACTCCTTTAAAAACTATCACTAAAGAGATAACAAATTTTGCAAATGGTGATTTATCAACAAGAATAAATATAAACTCGAAAGATGAAATAGGAACATTAGCAAAAACTTTTAATAGTATGGCAAGTTCACTTGAAAACTCAATAAAAACAAGAGAAGAACTCCTAAGAGATATAGGTCATGAACTAAGAACGCCAATAGCAAAAGGAAAATTTGCGATAGAAAAAATAGATGATTTTTCACAAAAAGAGTTACTCAAAAAAATCTTCTTGGATTTAGAAATCTTAACAAATGAACTAATTGAGCTTGAAAAGCTAAATCTTACAAAATTAAATATATCAACATTTAGTGCAGAAACTTTAGTTTTAGAATCTTTAGGAAAACTATATTTAGAAGATGAATCAAAAATAGAAATTGAGATAAATGAAGATTTTAAAATAGATGCTGATTTATATTATCTTTCAATAGCTCTAAAAAACTTAATTGATAATGCTTTAAAATATGCTATTTCATTTCCAATAATCATAAAAGTAAATAAAAATGAAATCTCTATTTCAAATAAAGGAAAACAACTCTCTAAAGAGTTTGAATACTATCTAAAACCTTTTACGCAAGAATTAAGTCAACGAGATGGCTTTGGTTTAGGACTTAGTATTGTAAAAAAAATCCTTGATAGACACAATTTCCAACTACTCTACTCTTATGAAAATGAATTTAATATTTTTAAAATTGTTTTATAATTTATTTGCAACTACTCTTAATCTAACATAATCAGCAAGCCAACCAAACTCTTCTGAATAAATTTTATTTTTTAAAATCTTTTCAACTTCTTCTTTAAAAATCTCTTTTTGTTTTGTTGTCAAATTTTTAGTTATTCCATTTGCAAAAATATCCAACCAAACTTTTATATCTTCAATTTTTGTTGGTCTATTTATCAACTCTATTGATTCAATTTCAAAGCCATTTTTTTCTAATATTTTTTTATATTCAATATCACTTATAAAGTTCCAAGGATTATTAAACTCTCCAAAATCTTTATGTTTAAAAAAAACTTCACTCATAGCTTCACATAAAAATTTTATATTTCCATAACCACCAAATTCAGCTACAAATTTTCCATTCTTTTTCAAAACTCTAGCTATTTCTTTTGCACTTTTATCCAAATCTTTAACCCAATGTAATACTGCATTTGAAAAAACTTTATCAAAACTCTCATCTTCAAATTTTAAATCTGTAACACTCATAACAAAAGTTTTTATACCTTTTTCTTTTGCTTTTAAAACCATCTCTTCACTTAAATCAATTCCGATTACAT belongs to Arcobacter defluvii and includes:
- a CDS encoding response regulator transcription factor; the protein is MNKKVLLIEDDLQMQKFIIEYLKDYGFDCIAFDQPKDAIENFKENDYSIIILDLMLPEMDGFDLFKKLKQIKDVPIIISSARGDIGNKIHGFELGADDYLAKPYEPRELVLRIEHILKKSFNKTMSVGDFVIDKENRTVFMDDYAIDFTKIEFEIFLFLVENQNKISSREQILNATTLDINTKNRTIDMHISNIRYKIGDDSKNPKYIKSVWGIGYKFVG
- a CDS encoding cytochrome c, which produces MGDLENHFGDDASVDDETNKEILAFLVKNSAETSTMQASWNFLNSIGNKDIIALSQTDYWKRKHKDIPKEIFENPKVKSISNCKACHTDIEKGLIENENIKDISDFK
- a CDS encoding ArsS family sensor histidine kinase, with amino-acid sequence MSILKKISFLFVISLILMTIIGSWIDTINSKRMDNLVKEKYLKVIEDIFRNIENKNYINSVFEKNQLELLKDFKDSNEEIIYEQNYTFGHIIILKRSFADEFIIKIKYLDEEYILKTPDEQNLNDKTILNLLVFLDIFALFLIFLYIIKLLTPLKTITKEITNFANGDLSTRININSKDEIGTLAKTFNSMASSLENSIKTREELLRDIGHELRTPIAKGKFAIEKIDDFSQKELLKKIFLDLEILTNELIELEKLNLTKLNISTFSAETLVLESLGKLYLEDESKIEIEINEDFKIDADLYYLSIALKNLIDNALKYAISFPIIIKVNKNEISISNKGKQLSKEFEYYLKPFTQELSQRDGFGLGLSIVKKILDRHNFQLLYSYENEFNIFKIVL
- a CDS encoding class I SAM-dependent methyltransferase; this encodes MNGNIWNAGDYSQKASFVSNLAFSLVDILAVKKDEKILDLGCGEGTLAIKIQNQGANVIGIDLSEEMVLKAKEKGIKTFVMSVTDLKFEDESFDKVFSNAVLHWVKDLDKSAKEIARVLKKNGKFVAEFGGYGNIKFLCEAMSEVFFKHKDFGEFNNPWNFISDIEYKKILEKNGFEIESIELINRPTKIEDIKVWLDIFANGITKNLTTKQKEIFKEEVEKILKNKIYSEEFGWLADYVRLRVVANKL